A region of the Bombyx mori chromosome 22, ASM3026992v2 genome:
AAGCAAAAGAAAGTGGCTATAAGGGCTAACAGTTAATCCGATGTTACCAATTTGAGGATCTCATCGTCTATGGGCTCTATAACAACGAAAATTCCGcataccttgagatagaagttctaagacTCAGTTTTACGGTACAATGgttaccccatccttcaaaccaaaaggcatttcacggcagaagtaggcagtgTGGTAGTTAGTACCTACTAGTGCAGGCTCAAAGACGCCCTGTATAAGTGAAACATTAAAGTATTGTCATATATATATCTTCTTAACTTTCAGGTGCATTCATTTCAATAAGTCTGTTTAGCCGCAGATTGCAATGGAATGACTCCGTTTTAGGACTGATTTCGAACTGTAGTAAAATAATTGGAAGCCTTGCTACTGGATTCGCTAGAAACACCCAAGAAATGTATATAGGTAAGATTGTGGATAACTCTTTACTTTTACTGTCCTGAAATTGCTTAGGGCATTTTTATTCAGTATGAAAATCACACGTAATTAATTACAATCTGAAATTAAACTCTGCTGAGTGTACACGCGGAAGAATTCTAAAGGATCTCAAAATTTCAATACTTTCCTGCCTGTATTAGCCAAAAGCACCCCGGCAATTTCTGcaataaagtaaacaaaaaatatactattattCCCGTACGTTTGAGATTCAgattttatgttcttttttttaatttttaatgttcaGACTCCAGGGACCAGTTGGATTTTGAACTCTTCAAGCCTATCATGCCTAGAAAAaagcaatataataaacaattcatttttaagtaAACGTAAAAGGAAAGTAATctcaataattaatttcagCTGTCGCAATAGAAACTTTCAATGCAACTTCTTTCACAGCCATGAGATCTATTTCCTCCAAACTAGTCTCAAGTGATGAACTGGGTATGtaaggatttttttaatgatttctaATTATTAAGGCCATTTCGAAGGTTTGTTTATTTTGGCGGTTATAATTTTCTCCtggttttaatttgtttatttattatttaattttatcataattgATAGCTTActagtatataaaatatagacTAGCGGTCTCAATACATAAGTGCGTATTAGTACCAAaactattttgtaattttttttttttattgcccttgtaggcagacgagcatacggcccacctgatggtgagtggttaccgtcgtccatggacttcagcaatgccagggacagagccaagccgctgcctaccgcaatgaATTAAAATGAATAGCCCGGTTATTTGCaaataattccaatattaaTATGACAAAATTACCTATACCTTTAGATAAAAACAGCCCACTATTCCATTGACAGATGAACTAAGACAATTGACAGAATAGTTTGGATGCAAAAAATGAAAGTTTATTTACTGAGCTATTTGTTATATCCTGCAGTATATAAACAAGGACATACTAGCGCACCCTCATATCCTCAAAGCATTCCATAGACAATCCATTGACAataacaacataataatatgctttgTCATAAATGTCTCCGACATTTAAATTtacctttatttaaaattacatgcTCATTTTTGCTTCCAGGAAAAATGATTTCAGTTTTTAATCTTATAGAAGTCTTGACGTCCATGACGTTTAGTCCGCTTTATTCTTGGATCTATATGTTCACCGTTAAAATAAACGCCGGTATTATTTATTACGTCAGCACTATTCTGGCTGTGCCACCTGTAATCATTTTTGGGTTTGTATTgcataataaaatttctttatcattaaagttaatttgtattaaatataatataattaagtaaAATACCCAATACCACAAACATTAAGACTCTAAcaagatattataattataattattttatttttatgttcaatCCAGAAAAAACATTAACTTGAAATTCTATTTACAGATGGTTCTACCTACAGCATAAAAAGAGTTGTCAAAAAACGAAATGTACCATTATTATTGAGCGGCTAGAGAAAACCGATATTGACAGtgacaaaatcaaatcaaagaaTGACAACACATGATACACAGAATCAACAAATAgaaattttgtaataataatatttggagaattcaaagtaataaatatttatattgtaaagTATCATAATATGTGAAAACATCTTGTTTATTTAACTGAAAGCAACTATAAACTGAGTTGTAATTCTGAAGGGCAAGTGATGATTATAATTTAACCTTACACCAAAATTTCCTTAGTATGTGttacataatttataaacaattggtttatttaaataaggtGTCATTAGATACGTCTCCGTACTGCTTTTTCTTATATGTTTAAACCTCTTAGTAACTCAAGTGATTACATAAAAAGGATTGTACaggttatatatttttatctatgcAATAGCCAACCGATATTATATTGCCATAGCCAACTATAAGGTTGGTCAAGAAAGTAGCTTTAACATTTTGTATGATATTTTCATTGAAAcgtcaaattattatttataattaattctaatattatttattaatattcaaacTAAATATCAATACCCATCCAATCTATAATCcgtattcgatttttatttttatttctaaacgAGCTCTTCCACTAGAAATTCTATCTCAATGTTTTACAAAATGTCTTCAATCATCGCGAAATCTATTGATTGGATGGATGAGAACGAAGAGGATGAACGAATTTTCTCTGTACAACTTTCAGGTATATTGTTTAAGCGACTGACTTgatggttcagtagttagcGGCCGTGATTTttacgccgagggtcgtgggttcgattaccacatcgggcaaacattcgtgtgatgaacagattgtTTACTCTTTGTTTGgcagtttattatctatatatctacacatatatttaaatgtataattatgTTTATCAGTCTGTGGTACCCCTAACATAGGGAATACTAAATTGGGACtgggatgaccgtgcgtgatttgttccaagttctttatttatttattgacgtAATAATTTGTGTCAAGTCATTAAACGATTTCCTAGTTCTTCTTCACATACACGACCTTTGAAATTAGTACAGTAATGTACTTGTACTGTAATAATGtacttaatttattaacatCAATTTGGACGatgattataattaaaatctaGGTTATAGCCAACCTAGTATAGGCGCCCAGATCTTATATGAGAGAGAAATCACAACTACTCTCCAGAGTTCATCCATGTATGTTAATAGATATATGTATTAGTATTTTATGTGTTTTCCGAAATTTCCTATAAAATTAAGGACTGATTAAATTCAAAGCAAGAATTATCTATTGTGACGAAACAGATAAAAGAAACAcgatattaatgtaatttaaccAGATATCTTAATTTATACTCGTAGTATTAGATTTGGCAATTGCTGATAACACAGACTACACAAAAAATCTAGTGACATAAAAAGTCCGTCCATTCCAACCACTTCCTAACACTAGTAGAGatagagagtattctttattgtacaccaaaaaataaataaacaatgcgatacattaaatacaaaaaaaagttcaattggcggtcttatcgctaagagcgatctcttccagacaaccatcaggtgcaCAAGAATTATTTGAAAACGAATTACGCGCGGTGTGCCAATCCAATGAAATATATAcaaacatacacatacacacgtacatacatatatatgcatATACACATAAACATAGATACATATACCCGTATTCGTAGAATCATATTCAGtaggaatttttttattgattttactaattttttactggtggtggtaggacatcttgagcccgcacgggtagatatcaccaccctgcctatttctaccgtgaagcagtaatgcatttcggtttgaagggtagggcagcctttgtactgttaaaactgagactcagaGCTTATGTCTCGAggaaggtggcggcatttacgtcgtaggtgtctatgagctcctataaccacttagcaccacgtgagccgtgagctcacccaccctattaagcaataaaaagaaaataaaaataaaaaataaaatgtttaaacgCGGAAAAaccatacataattttaattattccaaAGACACATAATATTTGCCTCGGTACAGTGCGCAAGTAGAGTATCAAAGAACAAATATGCCGAGGATTGATTGTAATATCTTATTTACAGTCGCTATCTTTACATCACATTGCAGTAGCTAACCAAACACAGAACGCAAACATTaagtaattattttcaattaaaatacattttttgtacAGGAGGttgctataaaaatttaaagaaatttaagtTCTTCAGAATCatcttttaaagatttttttaaatcattcttgttcgtttttgtgtatttttttaagttgattTTCTTAATTCaatagaatgaaataaaatggcTGACTTGTCCGTATGTGGGCTTAGTTCTTTTAAGCCATATGACAACATTTTTATAGGATTTCACCGTTGCTTACACGATTTGTTTGAGAaaacttgtatatttttatttatcatcacTGTAGGAAACGGACCATATTATTctcctgatgttgagtggttattgttgctcatagacatcagcaatcaGAGGCATAGCGAAGCCGCTGACTAACAGAATTATGTTCTTGACGCATTAGAATTCATTAGATAGTGAATAAACTTATACAGTCGTAGCTTCCATTACTTAATCTATATACttgaaaaagtaatttattattttcacctTTTTTCTGTAACTAGTATTTTGAGAAcggcaacataataatattttaataaaaatgtgtgtctgtgtccgcctatttccgccgtgaagcagcaatgcgtttcggttcgaagggtggggtagccgttgtaactatacttgagaccttagaacttgtatctcgaggtgggtggcgcatttacgttgtagatgtctatgggctccagtggttacacttaacaccaggtgggctgtgagctcgtccatccatctaagcaataaaaaaaaagaaaatggataaattaaaatttaactggTGGGTAGACCTTTTGTAAATCTATTCCGGCACTACTATTCTGCCGAATTATACCGTAAAGCAGTCATGTTTTTTGGATCGCTGTGTAGGGTCGTCGTAATGCTGTACAATAGAGACTACAACTAATGTCTCAAGATAGGGTGTGTGCATTCACGTGTATGGGCTACGGTaccaccacttaataccagataaaTTATGAGCTTGTCTAAACATTATAtagcaataaagtatattttagtgtgaaaCGAAAATTAATCACAAATAAAACGGAACAAGCTATATGTGAATGTgtctataaattattttataggcACAGAGTGAAATGAACTCTCACGCGTGATAATGTTCTCGTATCAGTATACTTTAAGCTATCTCGAGACGAAGACAATAAAATGTCAAGTGAAAATACAAAGGAAGAAATCAACGAACAAGTACCAATTAATGAAAAAGATAATGTGAACAATAAAGACGAATTCGAGAAtcggagtttctttgataaACTGTGCGAAATCAAATCTAACATAACAGTGGAGCCAATTTTCGCGGGATTAATTATACCTTCGACTTTGGCCAGATTGGCGATacaaaatttgaatttagacAAAGCATGCCGCGTCAAATCACAGTTCGGAGACGTTGTCTGCGACGCACTGATCGAACGGAAAGGCAATTACACAACTCAAGAAGCCGAGATCCAGCAAATAATTTCACATATTGAATCATGGAGGACTATTATACAGACCGCCATACCCACACTTCTGGTTATCTTCATGGGAGCTTGGAGCGACAGGACGGGCAACAGAAAAATTTGCATACTCCTCCCAATCTTCGGTGAATTTATGGTCTGCGTGAGCAATGTATTGAGCACTTACTTCTTTTATGAGATTCCAGTCGAAACCACAATGTTCCTAGAAGCGATATTCCCAGCCATCACCGGAGGTTGGGTTTTAGTATACTTAGGAGTATTCAGCTACATAAGTGATATTACAGATGAGAAATCGAGGACGTTTCGAGTGGGCTTAGTGAATCTATGCTTGACGGCCGGAATTCCTATTGGTACAGCTCTTAGtggaattttattgaaatactgGGGCTATTATGGCATTTTCTTGTCATCCGGCTCATTGTATTTCGCTACGTTTTTATACGGCTATTTCTATTTAGAAAGTAACACGAAGCCTAATGCTGGAAGCGATGAGGAggtaagaaatatttttaataaattccaTCTTAATATCAATTTAAACGCATCCATGGTGTAATTGATAAGACGCccgaaataaataattcaacttGAACGTAGTTCAAATAGTTTTAAggtttattttctaaataaatacaatcATACCTAATATGATTGAACCACTTACAGACTTTTTGCCTAATTTACGGATCGTAGACTATTGGTGTAAGTCCTAGGCATTAGTCTAAGGCACAACCATCCTGTCTATCTCTGTCCAAGCATCTATTAGGAATAGAGCAACCGTATAGGTTTCTATCACGTTTAATTCATAACATTATATCTTAATCACACAACGAACTTGTTCAAACGTGTACTTGTTCATTCGTATTATCAATTTGCACCACAACTTGTATTGCATTTAGattatttcaaaaacaaacaaatgagctaactttctttaatagttttttttatttccttttcagCCTAAACCGGTATCTTGTTTTGATCTAGTATCGCTAGTGAAAGAAACTGTTTCTGTCGCTTTCAAGAAACGTCAAGGGAATTTTAGATCAAAAATAATACTGACTTTGTTAGTAGTCGCCATAATATATGGACCCGATCATGGTATGTACATTAACTTCTCTATAGAAGCATTTACGTGAGATGTCTTATTGGAAAGTATTTTTAAGGCAGATTATAGGAGACATTATAGAAGAGTTTATAGAAATTCTAATAGACAGGAGTGACATAGATAGCAAAAATTCCAAGTGGTCTGGTACTATGTAAGTTCCCAAAAACAGCGCAATGGAAATACGACCTtcagaaataaattataaggtcgAAGTTTCTGTTGTTATATGCATTGAAACAATCTATCTCACCCATCAAATAAGTAACATAGGAGTTACTATtccactaaaatttctaaatgtcTGTTTATAGGTGAAAGAATAATTACGTATCTATATTTGAGATACAAATTAAAATGGGATGCAGTTAAATACAGTTTATATTCAACCTACAGTATCATTACACATTCTTTCGGTAAGTAATCCATTCTAACATTCCGTACTAGCTTTTTTACATTGTACATTACGGGGTCAAATACCCTTGTCAGCAGCAGGATGAAAAGTACCGTATATTCTTTCTCAAATGTCTATGTCAAAATCGGTTAAgcggtttcggtttgaaaccaTAACAAACGTTACTATCGCACTGATATAATGACTTTATTTACCTACAATATTACTTCTTAAATCATAAATCATTTCTAGaatcataaaaaattaaaagtaaaattcataatacgataacatttatttcaacagccgattttaataaaacaaagcctGTTCTCAATTTAACATCGGTTTACCGTCAAAAACTACATGAAAATCCGTTTCATAATTAACAAATAGACGGGGCAAACAAAGAATTATAAATATCCCTTGTTTATGTTCTATTACTCTTCTCCGATTATCTTTTttctattattagtattattacgtTTCTTCAATATACAGGACACACCGATATCTACTATTTTACTGTACGTATTGATTAGTTGATATTCTCGGTATTAACAGAGAAGCTCAACACGGTCCGTCACAAAGTATGAAACCCTGATTTTATGGTAAaaatttaacccacagacacagcccactgagcttctcgccgtatcttctcagtgggtcgcgtttccgatctggtgatagattctgcgaagcactgctctcgctagggccagtgttagccggtccgcgacgaggatgacacagcggaacacacactggcgcgttgctctggattcgacgagcaacgcgccgccctcgtcgcggtcattggagaggacctctcgctgccgcgtgTCGTGGCTaggatgctcggcagcgacgagtcctggaaggcgatgctcgatttctgcgagtccaccatctcgcagaaagaggcggcggagcgagagagggagagagggagagctcttccctttccgcaccgatccgtcgccgtcgagccggaggccggaggcgggaatacgcccgtacgtcccggcccctgtaggtagcagcctctccccggtgaaggtcaaggggcgacctgagggagaagaggccgcgcggcgcgctaccagcactctagcccgctgccgtggagtaaatagagcgaccggtcgacggtgtatcgcgtcccgacccggcaggctggttctggtccagcggggtattccgggacaccagcggcaccgtctgggcggcctgacgggctgccgtaccgagacggccgacgtttcagaaccttcgattcgcctcgaaggctccgtcggctgggcgtccttggggtgagccgcgccgtctggttgtagtgttcaccgcggtaacccccctacctcatccggattctgacctcggaggggatcggacgtcgggtgtaagagtgcaaggGAGTTGTTttgtgggtgggtcctaaaatccttgggcccgcggtctgctcacaacaccatgcagatcgtagagtctcacataccctgcgcgccccttttgcgcggggacctcgtaggaggttcggccctctacccgaaaaaaaaaaaagggccagTGTTAATAACACTACGGTTTGAGCCGAAGctgtaatagcctctcaaggctatcagcataggtaggttaaaaagagaaaaaaaaagagaaaaatattGTATGGCAAAAATCGAacgtgaaaattttataaagttACAAAATGCTGGTGGTTGGCCTTATTGTAAGCCCTTACAGTAATATGCCAATTATGCTGCCTATACCTCCCACCATTTAATTACGGCAGTTTTATTCTAAAACTGGAATCTCAAAACATAATGAGCACTAGACTTGTATCAATAAGCGATAGGACTAGACAAGATCAACCTTTCATTAAATAGAAAagatatttcattgtttttatgtCTATTGCAGTGAAAAGACCCTGCTGGCCTTTCCTTGTTTTAAATCTTTCTATTACAATAACAGGTCCTCAAATATCTTAAGATTGAATACtataatagtatttaaaaatattttttaattatattaattaaaatataaatatataatacagaaatattttttacagggGCACTTATCTCCATCAGTATCTTCAGCAAGCGTTGGGGATTCCACGATTCAGTGCTATGTCTCATCTCGATCCTAAGCAAATTAGCTGGCAGTATTAGCATGATATTCGTCCAAACCGACTTCCAAATGTACACGAGTAGGTATTTAATCTAAAGAAAAAATTCGCAAGTGGTCGAGACTTATACTAAAAGACGCCTGTACGTGTTCTCATATCGGGCGATGCAATTAAGCCGATGTAAAAACCCCGCAGACAGCTAGatgccaactttttttttatttatttattacacttcatgtaaaatttacactggcggacttaatgcctaaggtatTCTGTACCgctcaaccaaaggtagtgcagagtaaatagtaaAGAGTAAACTTTTTAAGGAACTACGTACTTACTTATCCTCGAATAATGATCACGATGAAGAGACAACAACGTGCAATCAAAAAGACCTATTCCTACTGTAAGGCAGCCATACGTTCCAGTAGGAAACAGTATGAAATTGCTGGGTAATATAATTGTAATTTCGACCTCACATTTCAAGGTAGATTGGAGCATTCACGTTGTATTATCTGTAGGTTCCGGTAATTACCCATCATCATAGTGTTGGCTTGTGCAAAcgcctatgcaataaaataggATGATAAAACGCCTGCAGTAACCATATATGCAAATAtgttatataaaagttttaagGTCCTTATATATTTTGTCCGCAGTTCCAATTGTGGAGATCTTGAATGCAACCACGTATACTTCACTGAGATCGTTAGCTTCAAAACTTATTCCTAGCGAAGAGATGGGTaaggacaattaaaaaaaatacacttgtaGATAAACGTTATCGTATCGTTATCGTTATCGTGATTCAAATATAAATGTCAGGgtacgtattattatatatcaatTTGAGTGTTTTAAGAATTAATATGCTGTTTTATGTTTTGTCTATATAAGTTG
Encoded here:
- the LOC101745861 gene encoding proton-coupled folate transporter, producing the protein MSSENTKEEINEQVPINEKDNVNNKDEFENRSFFDKLCEIKSNITVEPIFAGLIIPSTLARLAIQNLNLDKACRVKSQFGDVVCDALIERKGNYTTQEAEIQQIISHIESWRTIIQTAIPTLLVIFMGAWSDRTGNRKICILLPIFGEFMVCVSNVLSTYFFYEIPVETTMFLEAIFPAITGGWVLVYLGVFSYISDITDEKSRTFRVGLVNLCLTAGIPIGTALSGILLKYWGYYGIFLSSGSLYFATFLYGYFYLESNTKPNAGSDEEPKPVSCFDLVSLVKETVSVAFKKRQGNFRSKIILTLLVVAIIYGPDHGERIITYLYLRYKLKWDAVKYSLYSTYSIITHSFGALISISIFSKRWGFHDSVLCLISILSKLAGSISMIFVQTDFQMYTIPIVEILNATTYTSLRSLASKLIPSEEMGKMNSLFSLVETLAALVFDPTYSTIYARTVSVFTGAVYLYSSLMSIPAIAILLWIFIKHRLELRNPEKEIELNNSS